The genomic interval GGTCATGggaagtaactgattacatgtaatccagattacataaTCATGTACCAAAAATagagtacttgtaattagattctattacattttaaaatgctcataatcagatCACAGTTAATTTTTGAATGGATTGGGCTACTAATTGTTCCAAATACTTTTCTCTTTAaaattgatcttttttttattctactttGTGTCATACGATTTAGATAGATGGAATGGCCGTGTAAATGCAAATTTGTGATCCATGCTTATTAATTTGGGGACAAATGCACCAGTTAGACCAAGTATGAGACAAATAATTATGCAAGTTATTAAACActtttcatgtttaatttttttttttgtcagccaaacccttgaatgaattatttatttaaagaccaCTGAGATTTTAAGTTCATATTTCAGTAACTTAACAACTCGTTTGCATGGTCACAGTTCTCTGATGTCAGATATCGGTCATATTggcatgcaggttttttttttttttgcatttttattatttaattaatcattagctTTTCATGAACCATAAGCAGTTCTTTCGTTAACCCTACTTTGGGGAAGCCCTTGTACTGTAAAGTTTAATGCATTTCTTGTTGTTGATAACAAAGAATggaatgtattttcttttcttttttaacattatggaTCATGTCATTAGTACTTCTCTTTGATGACTTCAGCGGTGTTTTGTCGTTCTCTGTTGTAGAGGATGACGGCGTTCAGGCCCGTCTGCCGGTGTCTCTGGCCACTCATTCAGTAGCTGCGGCTCAGGCTACAGCTGCGCAGGCGGCCACCATCGCACAGGTAGCTGCGCTGGAGCAGCTGCGGGACAAGCTGGAGTCCGGCGAGCCCCCGGAGAAGAAGATTGCACTACCACTGGAGGACCACCAGCGGCTACTGCAGAGAGCCCTCCAGCACAACCTGCTGGCCATGACGGCACAGATCCCCATGAACATCCGCATCAACAACCAAGGTACTGTCACTTTAACACTCTGGCCTGCTGATGGAACAAACATGGCGATAGTAGGGATAGAGTCACATTTTAAAACCAACTAGAACAGCATTTTTCACTGGTGATGGTATCGTCCCCTGGTGGAGACACTggaagctattttttttttgaaaggacGGCATTTAAGATGAGTTTATGGCCAAGATTCACAATGAGATGAGCTGAAACATTGTAAAACGGTTTGCAACATTCTAACAGTGTTACACTGGATGCATCAAAGCAAACATTCAAAATCTATAAAATGCTAACAGAATGTTTGATATAATCTTTTTATGCGCCAAAAGCGAAACAAAACAGCGCTACAAATCTAATCCGTGCCACACGGAGCCTTCATCCACTTGGTTTAAAGTTCAAACAGCAGCGCAGCAGTCTTAAGCGCTTGAATTTAGTGAAAAACATGtagatgtattaaatgtattaaagggGTGATGGAAtacaattacagtatttttatgatCAAGCTATTGTGTTTGTGCATTAACACTAAATGTATTTAgactactgttttttttataaaaatacctaGACACAATGTAGTAACATTTTTACCATGGTATTAAGGTGCTACATGTGTGGTTTTAACTGTGATTTTCAGGATCTAAATCTATCCTACTAAATGGTTAATAAAACTCAATCGGTTAGAGTAATTAAAATTCACTGTTACATACTATTACATACATTCACTAAGTTGAAAATGAACTGAATTTTACATCTGCATCCTAACTCAAGTTACCCTACTGTCAACTCAAGCTGctgtcaaatgtgcatttttaagaGAATTAATAAAAGATGTAATATTAGTATTACTGCCTGCACTGCAAATTGTGCTGAAGATACACCTCATCAAAGACAGGCAACACAAACCTGTTTCAGCACTCATTAGAACATGCAGAaactaagaaatacatttttttctattaagATATTTATCTTGTTAAGAATTCAAAAACGTGTTTGTCATGCGCTGAACATAAAGAGTAGTATAAAACCATAATCAAACTTTCACTTAGGAGCAAAGATCTGCTTTAaactttcaaatatttttgataaTTATCGATATCGAGTGTATCGCAATCATTTTTTGGGCTAGAACCACAGTAGGTTGCTTGCctgaagatattttaataaataaatatataccaaGTTTCTGAAGAGACTCAGTTACTTTATATGataaacagatttttattttgtaacgTTTTATTCACATATAGACATTGATCAGTGCTCATATATAAAGCACATCAAACATCGTCAGATGAAGCTCAACTGTATCTTTTACCATCTCTTTATGGACTTTTTGAAGTGTTAGAGTTTAGGTGGATTTATAATTTACAAAGtcaggttttattaaaaatatcttcatttgtgttttgaatattcattttttgttttgtgtgaaagTTTCtctttgaaattttattttataaatttgaaaTTAGGCAGGTTCATCTGACTCTACACTCTTAGCCTACAGAGTTGCCTcgatttacatttttactgtggTTTTATTCTTTCCCATAAACACCGACCTGAGAAAAACacctttttaaaaaatttgtGATGTTTCAGGGAAACCTGTGTGTGGAATATCCAACCTTTGGTTCCTGAGGTCATGAAATGAACTCAGTGTGTTTTCTAGTACAGCACTGCAAAGCCCCTCTTACATCATCTTTCACTGGTTCCTTCTGTTTAGTAGGAAAGGGTGTGAAAATACTACCACAGGCAGACTTAATTACTGGCATGTGCACTATACAGATCAGTAGTTGTTAGGTGGAGATGTCAGCAGTCTTCTGGAGGGTGAGTCATTGAGCCCACAGTAGTACTCTAGTACTGTTCTTATTAAACGCTCGTTCTAATGAATGAGGAATCAGAGTGTTTAGAAGTGCTCTGATTAGATCTTATCAGAACTGTAGTTGCATTGATGTGATGTACTTTAAAGTACGCTGGCATGAGGGATCTGACTCATTAGGAGCCTGGAGGTGTCGACCACAATGACAGAAAGCCAAGGCGAATAGTTTTGCTGTGTGGAAACCCCAGCCTAGACACAGCATGACTTCCTTTTCTTGGTTAGAGTTGTTAAGTACTAGAGGTTTCGGCTTGTGTATTTTATCGGAAGATGAATAAGAGACCGAATAAGTTCCCCCTGCCACAGCATGTGAActcttttcattgtttttaaCTATTGAAATGGCTAAGACAGTGCCTCCTGCTGGAAGGTTTCTGTTTGATTGCCCACAGGGGAGTTACTAGTAGATTTGTGAGCACTTTTATTAATAATTCTCACACTTTGGGATAGTGGTTTGTAGGGCTGTACTAGAATaatcgaatattcgaatattcgttcggtggggtggcattcgattttcagttttgagattcgaatattcttttttttttttttcaacacgtgACTTCCGTCGCGGACTCATTCTCACTCATGCTTGAACCGCCCGTTGGCGAACGTAGTGATTTATTTCATCTCATACTGAATAGGTACAAAATGCCCAAGACCTCAGCTGtttgggagcactttaaattaagtgaggatgacaagacaaaggcagtgtgtcaaatatgcgatttgaaactggcctaccacaacagcaccacaagTTTGAAAAATCACCTGAGTTCTGTAAGTAGCAcgcggcaaaaaaaaaacaaacaaaaaaaaaaactgcttttatgcGCTTAATTTGCTATGATAAATAGGCTAATTGCAAATACGACactatttaaaaacatacagcagcacaggctaataataatttgtttataggTACATCCACAGGTATCGCAGCCATCAACATGCTCAACAAAACCCAAAACTTCACAGCAGATCCTGCAATTCCGAAAACCGTtaacagagaaaagaaagagagagataacagATGCCATAGTGGAGTTTGTCGCTATGGATATGAGGCCCGTTAATGTAGTTGAAGGCGAAGGCTTCAGAAAATTAATGAAGATAATGGAGCCAGACTACACTGTCCCAAACCGTTCCAGTATTTCAAACACCCTGTCTCTTAAATACAGCGATCTGCGAGGCCAAATTTATGCTCTCGTTGAAAAAGCTACGGCCTTAAGTTTCACAACGGACATCTGGACTTCCGTGAGTATGGAGGCGTATATGGCTGTCACCTGTCACTTTATAACTCAGGAGTGGGAACTCTCTGCCTTCGTTTTGGAAACCAAAGCATTTGAGTCAAGCCATACAGGAGTCAACATTGCACAACAGCTTGGAGACGCGGCAGATGCATTCGCAATTCCAAATTACAAGCGAATAGCCGTTGTTCACGACAATGCCAGCAATATGAAGCTGTGCACCGAGACGCTGAATAAAGAACCGGAGAAATGGGGAACCGTTCAAGGGGTCTGCTGCTCAGGACACACGCTGCAACTATGCATAAATGAAGCTCTGAAACTGGACCGAATCCGTCGCACAGTTTCAGCTGCCAGGAATCTCGTAGGgcacttcaaaaaaagtgccaaggcTACAGCTGCTTTGAAAGAGAAACAAACGCAGCAGAACGTTGTACAACACAAACTCATTCAAGATGTTGCTACTCGTTGGAACTCTACGTATGAAATGCTTAACCGACTGGTGGAGCAGCGATGGCCAGTGACAGCTGTTTTGTCAGATCCCAGCATCACTAAGAAAGGAAATCGCACCCTTGACTTGACAGGAGACCAGTGGAAACTGGCACAAGAGACATCAGAATTACTTGGGCCCCTGCTCACACTCACAGAACTACTATCACAGGAGGCAAACTTGTCGTTGTCGGCAACAGTGCCAATGCTCTTTAACCTGAAGAAACGCCACCTGTCACCAGAAGAGGATGACAGCCCTGCCATCAGAGAAATGAAGAATACCCTTGTCAAGGAGATCGACAGCAGATGGGAACTGTTAAATTTGGAACCCACCAGCATCTATCTCCTTTCTTCAGCACTAGACGTGAGATTTAAGCACCTTAAATTCCTTGAGGATGAGAAGAAGGACCTGGTATACATTGAGGTTagacttatatttttattactactatataatagtaaataattaaaatgtattgtgattaTGCCACTAAGATTATTGTGTGCGCTACGCATAGATTAGACtaagaaaatgctatttgtttagGTTGTCAGACTAGCTGAACATCTGCATCAGCAACAGATCGTTCGCAAGGGAGAAGAGCTGTCAGCAAGCCACGGAGAAGAGGAGACGGATGCGCCACCACCACCcgccaaaaaaaaa from Carassius carassius chromosome 44, fCarCar2.1, whole genome shotgun sequence carries:
- the LOC132126539 gene encoding zinc finger BED domain-containing protein 4-like; translated protein: MLNRLVEQRWPVTAVLSDPSITKKGNRTLDLTGDQWKLAQETSELLGPLLTLTELLSQEANLSLSATVPMLFNLKKRHLSPEEDDSPAIREMKNTLVKEIDSRWELLNLEPTSIYLLSSALDVRFKHLKFLEDEKKDLVYIEVVRLAEHLHQQQIVRKGEELSASHGEEETDAPPPPAKKKQQEISMLMQADDEEEEERGDSAKTEMEQYLRDATKLQSGPLAWWKQNSDRYPKLAFAAKHLLCVPATSTPSERIFSKAGYIVNKTRSSLLPENVDKLIFLAHNMKRV